Proteins encoded together in one Ictidomys tridecemlineatus isolate mIctTri1 chromosome 3, mIctTri1.hap1, whole genome shotgun sequence window:
- the LOC101968269 gene encoding olfactory receptor 5H17 produces MEKENTTLLTEFVLTGLTNQPQWKIILFLVFFVTYLITMVGNLGLISLIWKDPHLHIPMYFLLGHLAFVDAWISSTVTPKMLVNFLEESNISLAECMVQFFSFASSATTECFLLAAMAYDRYVAICQPLLYPVIMTNRLCIWLLVLSFVGGFLHALLHESFLLRLTFCNSNIVHHFFCEVIPLLKISCTDPSINHLMLFIFSGSVQVFSIVTILISYTLVLFTILKKKSEKGMRKAFSTCGAHLFSVTLYYVPLLFMYVHPASSQADDQDMFFSIVYTVIIPVLNPVIYSLRNKQVIDSITKMLKRNVPISC; encoded by the coding sequence atggaaaaagaaaacacaacttTGCTGACAGAGTTTGTTCTTACAGGACTTACAAACCAACCACAGTGGAAAATCATCCTGTTCCTGGTGTTCTTTGTGACATACCTCATCACCATGGTGGGGAACCTTGGTCTGATTTCTCTTATCTGGAAAGATCCTCACCTTCACATCCCCATGTACTTTCTACTTGGGCATTTAGCCTTTGTGGATGCTTGGATATCGTCAACAGTGACCCCGAAGATGCTGGTCAATTTCCTAGAAGAGAGCAACATATCTCTTGCTGAATGCATGGTAcagtttttttcatttgcaaGCAGCGCAACCACAGAGTGTTTCCTCTTGGCAGCAATGGCTTATGATCGCTATGTAGCTATATGTCAACCTCTACTGTATCCTGTGATTATGACCAATAGACTATGCATTTGGCTACTAGTTTTGTCATTTGTAGGTGGCTTTCTTCATGCACTACTTCATGAAAGCTTTTTACTCAGATTAACCTTCTGTAATTCCAACATAGTACATCACTTTTTCTGTGAGGTTATACCATTATTAAAGATTTCTTGTACTGATCCTTCTATCAATCAtctaatgctttttattttctctggttcAGTTCAAGTTTTCAGCATTGTGACTATTCTTATTTCTTATACACTAGTTctctttacaattttaaaaaagaagtctgaaaagggaatgagaaaagccttctccacctgtggagCCCATCTCTTTTCTGTGACTTTATACTATGTCCCTCTGCTTTTTATGTATGTGCATCCTGCATCTTCACAAGCAGATGATCAAGACATGTTCTTCTCTATAGTTTACACTGTCATCATTCCTGTGTTAAATCCTGTGATATATAGCCTGAGAAACAAGCAGGTCATAGattcaataacaaaaatgttgaaaagaaatgTTCCAATCTCCTGTTAA
- the LOC101966260 gene encoding olfactory receptor 5H8 has translation MEKDNATLLTEFVLTGLPHHQEWQIPLFLIFLVIYLITMVGNLGLISLIWKDAHLHIPMYFFLGNLAFVDAWISSTVTPNMLVNMLVKSNMISLTECKIQFFSFAVSITTECFLLAAMAYDRYAAICHPLHYPLIMTNRLCIHLVVLSFVGGFLHAILHESFLLKLTFCNSNIIHHFYCDIVALLKISCTDPSINYLLIFIFSGSVQVFNIVTILISYTFVLVTILKTKSEKGVRKAFSTCGAHLFSVTLYYVPLLFMYVHPASSQANDKDMIFSVFYMVIIPVLNPIIYSLRNKQVIDSLTKTLKGNV, from the coding sequence ATGGAAAAGGACAATGCAACTTTGCTGACAGAGTTTGTTCTCACGGGACTCCCTCATCATCAAGAGTGGCAAATCCCCCTGTTCCTTATTTTCCTTGTGATATACCTCATCACCATGGTGGGGAACCTTGGTCTAATTTCTCTGATCTGGAAGGATGCTCACCTCCACATCCCCATGTACTTTTTTCTTGGTAATTTAGCCTTTGTAGATGCTTGGATATCATCCACAGTGACCCCAAATATGCTGGTCAATATGTTAGTCAAGAGCAACATGATCTCTCTCACTGAATGCAAGATTCAGTTCTTTTCCTTTGCAGTCAGTATAACCACAGAATGTTTTCTCCTGGCAGCAATGGCTTATGATCGATATGCAGCCATATGCCACCCTTTACATTATCCACTGATTATGACCAATAGACTATGCATACATCTAGTAGTTTTGTCATTTGTAGGTGGCTTTCTTCATGCCATACTTCATGAAAGTTTTTTATTGAAATTGACCTTCTGTAATTCCAACATAATACATCACTTTTACTGTGACATTGTAGCATTGCTAAAGATCTCCTGTACTGATCCTTCTATTAATTacctattaatttttattttctctggttcAGTTCAAGTTTTCAACATTGTGACTATACTCATCTCTTATACGTTTGTTCTCGTTACAATTTTAAAAACGAAGTCTGAGAAGGGTGTAAgaaaagccttctccacctgtggagCCCATCTCTTTTCTGTAACTTTATACTATGTCCCCCTTCTCTTCATGTATGTACATCCTGCATCTTCACAAGCAAATGATAAAGATATGATCTTTTCTGTCTTTTACATGGTTATAATTCCTGTGTTAAATCCCATTATCTATAGCCTGAGAAACAAGCAAGTCATAGATTCACTGACAAAAACCTTAAAGGGAAATGTTTAG